A stretch of Geotrypetes seraphini chromosome 2, aGeoSer1.1, whole genome shotgun sequence DNA encodes these proteins:
- the ANKRD46 gene encoding ankyrin repeat domain-containing protein 46 — MSYVFVNDSSQTNVPLLQACIDGDFNYSKRLLESGFDPNIRDSRGRTGLHLAAARGNVDICQLLHKFGGDLLATDYQGNTALHLCGHVDTIQFLVSNGLKIDICNHQGATPLILAKRRGVNKEVIRLLESLEEQEVKGFNRGAHSKMETMQTAESESAMESHSLLNPNLQQGEGVLSSFRTTWQEFVEDLGFWRVLLLIVVIALLSLGIAYYVSGVLPFVENQPELVH; from the exons ATGTCATATGTTTTCGTAAATGATTCTTCACAGACAAATGTTCCGCTGCTTCAGGCATGCATTGACGGTGATTTTAATTACTCTAAGCGACTACTTGAGAGTGGCTTTGACCCAAATATTCGTGACAGCCGTGGACGTACTGGCCTTCACCTTGCTGCAGCTAGAGGAAATGTCGACATCTGTCAGCTGTTGCACAAATTTGGTGGTGACCTACTTGCCACAGATTACCAGGGTAACACTGCCCTTCATCTATGTGGCCATGTTGATACGATTCAGTTCCTGGTTTCTAATGGGCTTAAAATTGACATTTG CAACCATCAAGGTGCAACACCACTCATTCTGGCAAAACGCAGAGGAGTAAATAAAGAAGTGATCCGTTTACTCGAGTCTTTGGAAGAGCAGGAGGTGAAAGGATTTAACAGAGGAGCTCACTCCAAGATGGAGACCATGCAGACTGCTGAAAGTGAGAG TGCAATGGAAAGTCATTCCCTCCTGAATCCAAACCTGCAACAGGGTGAAGGAGTTCTTTCCAGTTTTCGCACCACTTGGCAAGAATTTGTGGAGGACCTGGGATTCTGGAGGGTGCTGCTCCTCATAGTTGTCATCGCACTTCTTTCTCTTGGCATTGCATACTATGTTAGTGGGGTGCTTCCTTTTGTGGAAAACCAGCCTGAATTGGTGCATTAA